From Clostridiisalibacter paucivorans DSM 22131, the proteins below share one genomic window:
- a CDS encoding RNA polymerase sigma factor — protein MEEKVLEESFAQGGEYELECAIELYGQPLLRYCHNIICDYHKAQDAVQVTFIKAYNKRKSFKKGHSLSGWLYGIAYNTCIDILRKKRRRKILFFIPEANNNTEDRFTNFISEDLKKALLKLSGGERALIFSRIMDEKSYKELELIYKVSAATLRKRYERAKNKLIKALEKENICCKRLEEFK, from the coding sequence AGAGGAGTCTTTTGCTCAGGGTGGAGAGTATGAGCTCGAGTGTGCCATTGAGTTATATGGGCAGCCTTTGTTACGTTATTGCCATAATATTATTTGTGACTACCACAAAGCACAGGATGCAGTACAAGTAACATTTATAAAAGCCTATAATAAAAGAAAAAGTTTTAAAAAAGGACATTCTTTGTCAGGATGGCTATATGGTATTGCATACAATACATGTATAGATATATTGAGAAAGAAAAGAAGGAGAAAAATATTATTTTTTATACCTGAAGCAAATAACAATACAGAGGATAGGTTTACAAATTTTATAAGCGAGGATTTAAAAAAAGCCCTTTTAAAGCTATCAGGTGGGGAACGTGCATTGATATTTAGTAGAATAATGGATGAAAAAAGCTATAAAGAATTAGAACTAATCTATAAAGTATCTGCTGCTACACTGCGAAAACGATATGAAAGGGCAAAAAATAAGCTGATAAAGGCATTAGAAAAAGAGAACATTTGTTGTAAAAGATTGGAGGAATTCAAATGA